One stretch of Oncorhynchus keta strain PuntledgeMale-10-30-2019 chromosome 18, Oket_V2, whole genome shotgun sequence DNA includes these proteins:
- the LOC118397200 gene encoding calpain small subunit 1-like, with product MFLAKKLIGGILDVVSNVDPGQFMPSEPPPPRRPLAYAKPKENDEETQFRKVFQQLAGDDMEVSPTELMNILNRIIGKRSDLKTDGFSIESCRSMVAVMDSDSTGKLGFHEFKFLWNNIKKWQCIYISNDTDRSGLISSQELPATFKAAGFPLNDQLFQLMVRRYSDEQGNMDFDNFIGCLVRLDAMCRAFKTLDKDDDGIINVNIQEWLQLTMYS from the exons ATGTTTCTGGCCAAAAAACTAATTGGTGGCATCCTGGATGTTGTGAG CAATGTTGACCCCGGTCAATTCATGCCATCAGAGCCT CCCCCACCACGCAGACCTCTGGCCTACGCTAAGCCGAAGGAGAATGACGAGGAGACACAGTTTCGCAAGGTGTTCCAGCAACTCGCTGGGGAT GACATGGAGGTGAGCCCCACTGAACTGATGAACATCCTCAACAGGATCATTGGCAAAC GTAGTGACCTGAAGACTGATGGCTTTAGCATCGAGTCATGCAGGAGCATGGTGGCTGTCATGGAC AGCGACAGCACAGGAAAGCTAGGTTTCCATGAGTTCAAGTTTTTATGGAACAACATCAAGAAATGGCAG TGCATCTACATATCAAATGACACGGACCGCTCAGGGCTCATCTCCTCACAAGAGCTTCCTGCTACCTTCAAAGCTGCAG GCTTCCCTCTCAACGACCAGCTCTTCCAGTTGATGGTACGCAGGTACAGTGATGAACAGGGCAACATGGACTTTGACAACTTCATTGGGTGCCTGGTCAGACTGGACGCTATGTGTC GAGCTTTCAAGACTCTGGACAAAGATGATGATGGAATCATCAATGTCAACATCCAGGAG TGGCTTCAGTTGACCATGTACTCATAA
- the LOC127908614 gene encoding uncharacterized protein LOC127908614 produces MTDHHLKLNLGKTELLFLPGKDCPFHDLAITVDNSIVSSSQSAKNLGVILDNTLSFSTNIKAVARSCRFMLYNMRRVRPCLTQEAAQVLIQALVISRLDYCNSLLAGLPACAIKPLQLIQNAAARLVFNLPKFSHVTPLLRSLHWLSVEARIRYKTMVLAYGAVRGTAPQYRQALIRPYTQTRALRSSTSGLLASLPLPTVPAQPSQNCSLLWPPNGGTNSLTTPGQRSQSPPSGDT; encoded by the coding sequence atgacggatcaccacctcaagctgaacctcggcaagacggagctgctcttcctcccggggaaggactgcccgttccatgatctcgccatcacggttgacaactccattgtgtcctcctcccagagcgctaagaaccttggcgtgatcctggacaacaccctgtcgttctcaactaacatcaaggcggtggcccgttcctgtaggttcatgctctacaacatgcgcagagtacgaccctgcctcacacaggaagcggcgcaggtcctaatccaggcacttgtcatctcccgtctggattactgcaactcgctgttggctgggctccctgcctgtgccattaaacccctacaactcatccagaacgccgcagcccgtctggtgttcaaccttcccaagttctctcacgtcaccccgctcctccgctctctccactggctttcagttgaagctcgcatccgctacaagaccatggtgcttgcctacggagctgtgaggggaacggcacctcagtaccgccaggctctgatcaggccctacacccaaacaagggcactgcgttcatccacctctggcctgctcgcctccctaccactccctacagttcccgctcagcccagtcaaaactgttcgctgctctggccccccaatggtggaacaaactccctcacgacgccaggacagcggagtcaatcaccaccttccggagacacctga